The Planktothrix agardhii NIES-204 genomic interval CAAATGACGTTGAGTTCGATATCCGTTGAGTTCTACGGTGTAAGAGGTGCGATTTTCGTCCTCTTTGCCCAGGTTATGAATGGCGTTGAGTAAATATTGAATCGCATCTAAAACTTCCCCGTCCTGACCGATTAAAGTTGCCACCTGTTCGGGGGTGAGATTAACTTGATCAATGGTTAACCAACAGGAATCCGCTTCTAAACTAGGTTTTACCTGGGAGGGAACCGCCCCTAATTTGAGCAATTCCTCCAACCATTCTTGGCCCTGTTGTATATCGCTATTATTCATTTCTACGACTGCGCCTTTTTCTTAGAACGTCCCGGCTCAAAGGGTAATGCTTCTCTTTCCCCATCAACCGTTGCTAATTTAGCGGTTTTACTGGATTCTTCCACAATTTTTTGCAAGTGTTCGGGTAGAGGTTCCCGGGACAAAATAAATGCTTGAACCGTTTGGAAGATATTCGCAATCAGCATATACAGCAACACACCCGCCGGAAGGGGAAAGAAGAAAAACATCCCACTAAACAGCACAGGTGTAATTTTATTAACAGTATCCTGCTGAGGATTACCACTACTAGAACCTTGTCCCGATAAAACTTGGTTGAGATATAAAGATACCCCAAAAGCCAGAATCATCCCGACAATATCCCAGTGAATCGTACCATCGGGATCAACGGCCCCGACTCGACCCAAAGCATCAATAAACAGAAATCCTTTATCCGAAGCTAATCCCCTCAGACCCACTTGAATCGTGGCATCTCCAGGTGCTAAGGCCAGGATTTGACCGTTTTCACCGACTTGGATCTTATCTTCCCCTTTCAGAATTTTCCAGGTGGGGATTAGGTTTACTTCGGGATATTTTTCCAATTCCGATTTTAAGGGTTTACCGTCAACGGTTTGGAGTTCTACCTTTACCTTTTCATTCAGCCCTAAACGATTACCACCGGGAATCATCGCGACAACGGAGGTGTGAATTCCATCGGCGAAATAATAGTTTTGAGCTTTAGTAGCGTAGGCTTGGGGCTGAACCTGTTCAATTTGTGCTTGGGGTAAAATCTGTAGGTCTATGCTGTAGTTGACATCAGAAAAGGGTGAACCCCGCAAAGTAGCAAACAGAGCAAAAAGAATCGGCATTTGAATCAGAAGCGGGAAACATCCAGCTAAGGGATTTCCCAGTTCTTTGTAGACTCTGCTCATTTCTTCCCGTTGTTTCACCGGGTCATCTTTATGCTGTTGTTGGATTTGATCAACCCGTTCTTTCATCAACGGTTGGGTGACTTTCATTCGCCGCATATTGCGAATTGAACCCGCATTCAAGGGGTAAAGCGCGAAGCGAACCACTAAGGTTAACGCTACAATTGCTAAACCATAACTAGGCACGATCCCGTAGAAAAAATCTAGGATCGGCAACATCAAATTATTGGAAAGAAACCCGATACCAAAGTCCATTCTTTTGAGTTTATTGAACTGCTTGCGTCAAATTTATATAATTTTAAGAACCATTAGCCGACGCTGGATTCGTGGGTTGGCGACAACCCATACCATTCGTCAGGCTTCAGGCTCAACACCGAAAAAACTGCATCCTTTTCCCAGATTATCGGCTGGTTATCGCACTGGCTTTTTGAGCCTGGGGTGAGATTTTATCGAGGATAAAGTCATAGGCTTCTCGAAATCGAGGAACGGCCCGCAGTTCCAGACGAGACCCATTTTTCAGGGTGACAACCATATCCCCCCAAGTCCCGAGTCCTCTGGGAACCTTCACGATTTTGATAATTTCTGAATAGACAATATCGGTACGATCCTGTCCCATCCATCCACCGATCACAGATATCCGGCGGTTCGTGATCCGATAGCGCAGCCATAATGCCCGCACAATTGCCCCAATCGCCAGAGGGATACCAATAACCGTCAGTCCTATTAATAGATTGATAATCAGGTCGCCGATCGCCGGGCCTCCCTCATAAAAACTTTCCTCCCGTATACCCATTTAAAACCTCTGCTTCTACCAACAACTTTTCTAATTCTTGCAGAATTTCTGAATAATTGCACTGATCGGCCGTTGGTTTAACAACGATCACAACGTCCCAACCCGGTGATATCAAGGGTAAAAACTGATGCCAAACTGCTCTAATTTGACGTTTGATCCGATTCCGAACCACAGCCCGTTTACTTACTTTTTGACTAATGGAAATCCCCATCCTAGTCGGCTGAACACAGGACGAGTCGGTTAAATTCCGTTCTGTTCTATGGGGTTGACCTCGTAAGGCCCTCAAGGTTAAATGAGGGGTTTTGCGATGCAGTCCTTTGCTATAGACGGCTTTGAAGTCTTTGGGATGTCGGAGTCGATTGATTTTCGGTAACATTAATTAGGTACTGCTACCCACAAATTCAAAATTCCCTTTAGCTTGATCATCAGGATGGCAATGAGTTCGTGGGAATAGCAATAGGTTTTCTTGAATTGGGATCAAGGATTTAAAACGTTAAACGCGCCCGTCCTTTCTTGCGACGAGCTTTGATAACTGCTTGACCGTTTTTTGTCCGCATTCGTACTCTGAAGCCAGAAACTCTTTTCTTTTTGCGGTTCGTTCCTTGCAGGGTTTGTTGAGCCATTACTTACCTCCGGTGCCTTTTTGTTAATTTGTTAATTAAAAGTCACAATTTTTCAGTGTACCACAATTGTTGGACTTTAGGCGCGGGGTGCAAAAAGCTTCTCCACAACTACAATATTAATCAATACTCAAAACCCAAGTTCCCACATAACGCAACATCGGCACATCTCCGGGGGTGCGAATATTGGCATTAAAGTTGAAAACGCCCCCAAAGGTGGGATTTTTGACGTTAGAGAGAACGATTTCTACCTTAGTCCCCGCCGGAATCGGTTCTTGGGGATAAATTTGGATAATATGGTTCTCTTTATCCCAAATCACGTCTTCTAAGGGAATCGGCTTATCTTTAATGCGAATTTGTACTGATTTAGGATCAATTTTGCCTTTATAGTATTTGGGATAGGTGATGGAAATTTCGGCGATCGCTAAATTCAACTTATCAGCCGGAAGTCTTAATTTATAACGATCCCATTCTCCCGACCGTCCGCTTTGGAGAAAATAATTTAAGATGTTGGCCTTGTCGGGGCCACTCAACAGGGTCATCCCTGGTAAACCTTGGGCTTGGGTGATTTTAGCTAAACTTGTCAGGGCTAAACCCGTTATTAATAATGCAGAAAATAGTTGTCGCATATCGGCTCCTGTAAAAAAGTTAAATTTTGTTTAAATTTTAACAACTATATCAAATATAGGTTAAAGGATTAAGAATCTACATCGACCAAATACGCGGGGAATTGTAACATTTTTTGGGTTTTTGTGCAACAATTATTATAAGCTCTATTATTCTATCCTTTCGCGTACCCATTTACGAAATGCTCTCAAGGCTACACTCGTCCCCTTTATCCGACTCATTTCTACAAACTGAGAAATTACTTCTATGACTGGAAAATTGGCAAAAATTGGGCTGGTTTGAGACTTAATATATTCTCCATTTCGCAGAACATAAATTTGCAATTGATCATTTTCATAGCGCCACAGTTCTGTAACACCGAGCGCTTGATAAGCACTTAACTGAGTTTTAGAGGTAACATCAACTTCAATGGCTAAATCTGGGGGTGGGTCAACCGTTAAATCTAACCGTTTTTTCCCAATCATCGCTTGATAATTTTGAATATAAAAACAATTATCCGGTTCAATTCCAGCCGCCATTCCTTGACGTTTAAATGTTGTTGATCCAAAACACTCCCGTTCCATTTCTAGTTCTTCTAGCAGAATTTTTACCATATCCCCAATAATTTCTTTATTAAATTCATGTTCTGGTAAAGGCATCCTAATCTCCAAAATTCCTTGAAAATAAGCCACTCGCGCCCCCCGATGTTCGCCCAATTCCGCTAAAATCGCCTCAAAATCTTGCCAGCTTACATCCAGAAATAGCACACGCTGTCCAGGGGGAACGCTGAGTTGCTTGAATTGCAGTGTCACCATCACCATTACCCTTTTCTAAGAGTTACTTTTAGTTTAATACAATTCAAAATAAAAATTTTATCCTTGTTCCCTGGTTCTACCAGGGAATGCAATTAGGCAGGCTCTGCCTCCTCTTATATTAACAGCAAGTAGGGTCTTTTATTCCCTATTTTTTTAACGGGACATAACTAATAATATCTTGATATTCATTTTATGGGCATTCTTGACTCACCTTAACCGCTTCCTGTTCGTTAAAGTTTATAGTTGTTTAGGATGACCTGTTTTAGCTTGCAAGTGGGTGTTAATCATCATTATAACAATTTATTAAAACAACTGATTGCAGTGAAGCGATCGCTTAAACAAAAAAACAAGGAAGGGTTAAACAGATGTTATTAATACCCAGTGTTAAGCAAGAGTTATTAAATTTAATAGAACAGTTACCTGCTAATTCTTTATCTAACAGGGGCAAGATTTTCGGCTAAATAGTTTTCTAAAAAGGTTTGGGGAGAAATACCCTGTTTTTGAGCTTCGGCTTCGAGTTGGCGAATCATCCAGAGGGGTAAATTGAGTTCTATTTTTTGTTTTTCTCGGTTGGGTCGTCTGGCGGTCGAGAAATCCATAAATTCGGTGAGGTCTTCACCTGTGTCAAATTTTGCGTCAAATTCTTCGGCTTTCATACCATATAACCTCATTGGGACGGGAACGGCGGACGGAAATAATTCGGATATTTTCTAATCTGTAAGTGATAACGGCTGTCCAGTGTTTTTGCTTCAGTTTGCCAATGGCTAAAAAACGCGATTCTGTTTCGCTTGTAGCCTGAATTTCCAACAAGTCATCGTCTTGCCAAAGTTGTTGGGCTTCGATGAAGTCTATGCCGTGTTTTTGTTGGTTGGTTCGACTTTTATTGTCGTCATACTCAAAGCTATACATGGTTAGCCTTGGGGAATGGTCTCTAGGAGGCTGGCAAATCCGTGTTTATTACGGGTTTTGGTCAGGGTGTAGCTGTTCATTTCCTGAGCTTTTTGACTGTTTTGTACATTTTAGCAGTTTTATTAGGTGAGTTGACCTGTAAAGGCTTTTTGTAATTGTAACAGCAATTAAAGTGAAGCGATCGCTTAAACAAAAAAACAAGCAAGGGTTAAACAAATGTCATCAATAAAGTAAAAATGGTAATGTATCCAATAACAATAACTTCAATTGTTATCAGTATGATTATTACCAATATTCTCATCAATATTACAATCTTGTATAGATAATTCAGTAATTTCTGATGTGGGGATTGTTAGATGAAACTGAAAAACGATTTGATGTTGTTCAATATTAACAGTAGTGATATTAATAACGCTTTGTTTAGGTAATAAATTTTTAACAGGAACTTTGTTATCCAGCTTAGATTTATAACCGGATTCATCAAGCCATTCATAAATCTTGCGCCAGTTTTCTACTTTTTCTGCTTTATCTAACAAAGACTTTACATATTTATAAACCGTTGCACATAAATCAGACTCTACGCCTCTGGGAATTTTCTCTAATTTTTGAGCGATTTCCGAGGGACTACAGCCAGACAACAACCCCCTCAAGTGAGCTTTTTCAATAGGGGTGAGATGCTTTCCTTTCGCAGATGCCAAGTCAGCATAAAGACTTTCTAAATCCCATTCCTGGGCAGCCTGACTAAATATTTTGTCCACTTGAGCCATATTGCGGGTATAAAAAACAGCTAACACGATTCTAACATAAATTCTAACGTTAATCAGTAGACAATCAGAAGTTAGTTAATTTATTATCAGTTACAGAGGAGTTCGACAAACCAGAGAAAGAAAGGAAACCTATGCCAACAGGGGATATAGCGGATTTTGCGATTAACCAGGAACCACGCTGTCCAGTTGTTTTGTTACTGGATAACTCAGGTTCAATGTCCGGTCAACCCATCCAGCAGTTAAATCAAGGGGTTGCCGTGCTTAAGCAATTCGTAGATTAATAGCAGAGATAACAAAATAATAACAGATTAATCTGAAGATCTGTTATTAAACTGTAAAATTATAACATTTAAGGATTGAGAACACATGGCTAAATATATTATTTCCAAAACAGATTTGGATCAATTCGGTCAATTTTTTGGCAGTATTGATAACGATACTATTACAGTAGAAAATGATCAAGATACAATCTCTTACACAGTATTAGGTTTGTTAGGACAAGATTCTATTGTTGGAGCTGAGGGGAAGGACATTTTGTTTGGAATGGAGGGAAATGATACAATAGTAGGTGGTCAAAATAATGATATTTTATATGGTAATGAAGGCAACGATTCATTAGAAGGAAATTTTGACTACGATACAATTTATGGAGGTCAAGGAAACGATTTTATTAGCGATTCAGCTTTTCCTGTAATTGATATTGGTCAAGGTAAAGACTTTTTATTCGGTAATTTAGGGGATGATACAATCATCAGTGTATCCAGTTATTATGAAGATACTGCTTTATTTGGAGGGCAAGGTAAAGATCTGTTAATTGGTAATGGAGGTGATAATACTATTTCTGGAGATAGGGGTCAAGATATATTAAGAGGTGATTTTGAGGAAAAAGGTGGAGCAGATACTTTTATTATCAGTAAAACTGCTGATCTTAATGAAATTCCAACGGGTACTGAAAATGCTGACTTAATTTTAGACTTTATCAATAGTGAGGATAAAATTGGTTTAGTTGGTGTTAC includes:
- the rpmH gene encoding 50S ribosomal protein L34, whose amino-acid sequence is MAQQTLQGTNRKKKRVSGFRVRMRTKNGQAVIKARRKKGRARLTF
- a CDS encoding hemolysin-type calcium-binding region protein, translated to MAKYIISKTDLDQFGQFFGSIDNDTITVENDQDTISYTVLGLLGQDSIVGAEGKDILFGMEGNDTIVGGQNNDILYGNEGNDSLEGNFDYDTIYGGQGNDFISDSAFPVIDIGQGKDFLFGNLGDDTIISVSSYYEDTALFGGQGKDLLIGNGGDNTISGDRGQDILRGDFEEKGGADTFIISKTADLNEIPTGTENADLILDFINSEDKIGLVGVTFEQLLISDIQPQQVDSIFGEGRSFDQNFESNITKFLKIESGGELLAVLGRDRDNFTLTANDFVII
- a CDS encoding hypothetical protein (protein of unknown function DUF497), with the protein product MYSFEYDDNKSRTNQQKHGIDFIEAQQLWQDDDLLEIQATSETESRFLAIGKLKQKHWTAVITYRLENIRIISVRRSRPNEVIWYESRRI
- a CDS encoding hypothetical protein (protein of unknown function DUF820), with translation MVMVTLQFKQLSVPPGQRVLFLDVSWQDFEAILAELGEHRGARVAYFQGILEIRMPLPEHEFNKEIIGDMVKILLEELEMERECFGSTTFKRQGMAAGIEPDNCFYIQNYQAMIGKKRLDLTVDPPPDLAIEVDVTSKTQLSAYQALGVTELWRYENDQLQIYVLRNGEYIKSQTSPIFANFPVIEVISQFVEMSRIKGTSVALRAFRKWVRERIE
- a CDS encoding putative inner membrane protein, which produces MDFGIGFLSNNLMLPILDFFYGIVPSYGLAIVALTLVVRFALYPLNAGSIRNMRRMKVTQPLMKERVDQIQQQHKDDPVKQREEMSRVYKELGNPLAGCFPLLIQMPILFALFATLRGSPFSDVNYSIDLQILPQAQIEQVQPQAYATKAQNYYFADGIHTSVVAMIPGGNRLGLNEKVKVELQTVDGKPLKSELEKYPEVNLIPTWKILKGEDKIQVGENGQILALAPGDATIQVGLRGLASDKGFLFIDALGRVGAVDPDGTIHWDIVGMILAFGVSLYLNQVLSGQGSSSGNPQQDTVNKITPVLFSGMFFFFPLPAGVLLYMLIANIFQTVQAFILSREPLPEHLQKIVEESSKTAKLATVDGEREALPFEPGRSKKKAQS
- the rnpA gene encoding ribonuclease P protein component codes for the protein MLPKINRLRHPKDFKAVYSKGLHRKTPHLTLRALRGQPHRTERNLTDSSCVQPTRMGISISQKVSKRAVVRNRIKRQIRAVWHQFLPLISPGWDVVIVVKPTADQCNYSEILQELEKLLVEAEVLNGYTGGKFL
- a CDS encoding von Willebrand factor, type A translates to MPTGDIADFAINQEPRCPVVLLLDNSGSMSGQPIQQLNQGVAVLKQFVD